The following proteins are encoded in a genomic region of Chlamydiota bacterium:
- a CDS encoding phosphoenolpyruvate carboxykinase (GTP), producing the protein MSFDRKIDSTLRAKLGAADYNRLAAISNTRLHRFVADAIALCDPETVVVPDDSSASLAQTRRRAVEAGEETPLAVDGHTVHFDGMQDQGRDREATRYLVPPGDVLSPSLKQIGREEGLAEVNDLLRGAMRGRAMIVRFLSLGPSGSAFGIPCVEITDSWYVSHSLDLLYRQGYEQFKRLGAKAEFFATLHSAGRLDERMVSAEPAKKRIYIDYSTDTVYSVNTQYAGNTVGLKKLALRLAVRRADREGWLAEHMLLMGVRGPGGRKTYLAGAFPSACGKTSTAMLPGETILGDDIAYFRAIRGVCRAVNAESGIFGIIQNVTAKDDPAIWEVLTKPGEVIFSNVLVNGGTPYWLGMGREIPNEGVNYSGPWRRGTRDAAGAEIPPAHKNARYAVALRALSNCDAALDDPAGVELRGIMYGGRDAKSYVPVQQGFDWEHGIVAYGAALETETTFAIIGQEGISEINLMSIQDFVSIPLGRYVRNNLEFGKKLTRPPAVFGVNYFLRDREGRFTNGVRDKRVWVKWMELRVHGEADALRTPTGWIPCLSDLQRLFPSVTGQEYTAEAYRAQFTLRVPENLAKMDRVERFYREHVADTPPEVYRVLAGQRERLLEAQERFGDYISPEAWR; encoded by the coding sequence ATGTCGTTCGACAGGAAGATCGATTCGACGCTTCGGGCGAAGCTCGGGGCCGCCGACTACAACCGGCTCGCGGCGATTTCCAACACCCGCCTCCATCGCTTCGTGGCGGATGCGATAGCCCTGTGCGATCCGGAAACCGTCGTCGTGCCGGACGACTCCTCCGCCAGCCTCGCGCAGACGAGGCGCAGGGCGGTCGAGGCGGGCGAGGAGACCCCGCTCGCGGTTGACGGGCACACCGTGCATTTCGACGGGATGCAGGATCAGGGGCGCGACCGGGAGGCCACGAGGTACCTCGTGCCCCCGGGCGATGTCCTCTCGCCCTCCCTCAAACAGATCGGGCGCGAGGAGGGGCTCGCGGAGGTGAATGATCTCCTCCGCGGGGCGATGCGCGGGCGCGCGATGATCGTCCGGTTCCTCTCGCTCGGGCCCTCCGGCTCGGCGTTCGGCATCCCATGCGTCGAGATCACCGACTCATGGTATGTCTCCCACTCGCTTGACCTGCTCTACCGCCAGGGGTACGAGCAGTTCAAGCGGCTCGGCGCGAAGGCGGAGTTCTTCGCGACGCTCCACTCCGCGGGGAGATTGGATGAGAGGATGGTCAGCGCGGAGCCGGCGAAGAAGCGCATCTACATCGACTACTCGACCGACACCGTCTACAGCGTCAACACGCAATATGCCGGGAACACCGTCGGCCTCAAGAAGCTCGCCCTCCGGCTCGCCGTCCGCCGGGCGGATCGCGAGGGGTGGCTCGCCGAGCATATGCTGCTGATGGGCGTCCGCGGGCCCGGGGGGAGGAAGACGTACCTGGCGGGGGCGTTTCCCAGCGCCTGCGGGAAGACCTCGACGGCGATGCTCCCCGGGGAGACGATCCTGGGGGACGACATCGCGTACTTCCGCGCGATCAGGGGTGTGTGTCGGGCGGTCAACGCCGAATCGGGCATCTTCGGCATCATCCAGAACGTCACCGCGAAGGACGATCCGGCGATCTGGGAGGTGCTCACGAAGCCCGGGGAGGTCATCTTCTCCAATGTCCTCGTCAACGGCGGCACGCCGTACTGGCTCGGGATGGGTCGGGAGATCCCGAATGAGGGCGTCAATTATTCCGGCCCCTGGCGCAGGGGGACGCGGGACGCCGCCGGCGCGGAGATCCCCCCCGCCCACAAGAACGCCCGCTACGCCGTGGCGCTCAGGGCGCTCTCGAACTGCGATGCCGCCCTCGACGACCCGGCGGGCGTCGAACTGCGCGGAATCATGTACGGGGGGCGCGACGCGAAATCGTACGTCCCGGTCCAGCAGGGATTCGACTGGGAGCACGGTATCGTCGCATACGGAGCGGCGCTTGAGACCGAGACGACGTTCGCCATCATCGGGCAGGAGGGTATCTCCGAGATCAACCTGATGAGCATCCAGGACTTCGTATCCATACCGCTCGGCCGGTACGTGCGCAACAACCTCGAGTTCGGGAAGAAGCTGACGCGGCCGCCCGCCGTCTTCGGCGTGAACTACTTCCTGCGCGACCGGGAGGGGCGGTTCACCAACGGGGTTCGCGACAAGCGCGTCTGGGTGAAGTGGATGGAACTGCGGGTGCACGGGGAGGCGGACGCGCTGCGCACGCCCACCGGGTGGATCCCCTGCCTCTCGGACCTCCAGCGGCTGTTCCCCTCCGTGACCGGCCAAGAGTACACCGCCGAAGCGTACCGGGCGCAGTTCACCCTGCGTGTGCCGGAGAACCTCGCCAAGATGGACCGGGTCGAGAGGTTCTACCGGGAGCACGTCGCGGACACGCCGCCGGAGGTGTACCGCGTCCTCGCGGGGCAGCGGGAGCGTCTGCTCGAGGCGCAGGAGCGTTTCGGCGACTACATCAGCCCCGAGGCGTGGCGGTAG